One region of Alosa alosa isolate M-15738 ecotype Scorff River chromosome 1, AALO_Geno_1.1, whole genome shotgun sequence genomic DNA includes:
- the LOC125295093 gene encoding DNA-directed RNA polymerases I, II, and III subunit RPABC1, whose product MDDEEETYRLWKIRKTIMQLCHDRGYLVTQDELDQTLEEFKSQFGDKPSEGRPRRTDLTVLVAHNDDPTDQMFVFFPEEPKVGIKTIKMYCQRMQEENITRAIIVVQMGMTPSAKQSLVDMAPKYILEQFLQQELLINITEHELVPEHIVMTKEEVTELLARYKLKESQLPRIQAGDPVARYFGLKRGQVVKIIRPSETAGRYITYRLVQ is encoded by the exons ATGGATGACGAAGAGGAGACTTACAGGTTATGGAAAATCCGTAAAACGATAATGCAG TTATGCCATGATCGAGGATATCTGGTGACACAAGATGAGTTGGACCAAACACTCGAAGAGTTTAAAAGTCAATTCGGCGATAAACCAAGTGAGGGTCGCCCACGACGGACAGACCTTACTGTTTTGGTGGCTCACAACGATGATCCCACTGATCAGATGTTCGTTTTCTTCCCAG AGGAACCTAAAGTTGGAATCAAGACGATCAAAATGTACTGTCAGCGCATGCAGGAAGAAAACATTACCAGAGCCATAATCGTAGTACAGATGGGAATGACGCCTTCGGCGAAACAG TCTCTTGTTGACATGGCGCCAAAATACATCCTGGAGCAGTTTCTCCAACAAGAGCTTCTTATCAACATTACAGAGCACGAG CTTGTTCCTGAACACATAGTCATGACCAAGGAAGAAGTGACTGAGTTGCTGGCCAGATA TAAGCTTAAGGAGAGCCAGTTACCCAGGATTCAGGCAGGTGACCCAGTGGCTAGATACTTTGGACTGAAAAGAGGACAG GTGGTGAAGATCATCAGACCTAGTGAGACTGCTGGCCGGTACATCACATACAGACTTGTACAGTAG